One Bartonella tribocorum CIP 105476 genomic window carries:
- a CDS encoding DHA2 family efflux MFS transporter permease subunit, whose product MTSSIPKPIQSQERIEIRNIVIFIVMAFGMFMAILDIQIVASSLAEVQAGLAASSEEISWVQTSYLIAEVIMLPLSGFLGRLLSTRVFFTISAVGFTITSVLCATATSIGEMIIYRALQGFIGGGIIPSVFVASYVLFPPSKRPVVTPIVGLVATLAPTIGPTVGGYLCHLLSWHWLFLINVPFGIIISILAWKLIDFDKANPSLMAKFDWLGLISMAVFLGTLEYVLEEGARHDWLNDRLIRDLFIIMILSAALFFWRAFTAKEPIVDLTTFSNFNFSAASIFSFSLGIGLYGLTYLYPVYLGQIRHYDALMIGETLFLSGFVMLLTAPLAGYLSARMDARLMMAIGLLGFAIGTWMASSITDNWDFWQLFWPQVFRGASVMLCMVPVNNIALGTLPPERMQNASGLFNLTRNLGGAVGLAIISTLMTKRTDFHYERIAETLNYANRQATEMLSKFTLFFKTETFDSYTLALSQLSGMARIQAMIMAFSDIFFIITIIFGLLTFMTIFLKKIPPLIDSPPNH is encoded by the coding sequence ATGACATCTTCGATACCAAAGCCCATACAGTCTCAAGAGCGCATAGAAATCCGTAACATTGTGATTTTCATCGTTATGGCCTTTGGCATGTTTATGGCGATTTTGGATATACAAATCGTTGCCTCCTCTTTAGCAGAAGTTCAAGCTGGTCTTGCTGCAAGCTCTGAAGAAATTTCATGGGTTCAAACCTCCTATCTCATCGCTGAAGTCATCATGTTACCTCTTTCTGGATTTTTAGGAAGATTGCTTTCAACACGCGTTTTCTTCACCATATCAGCAGTCGGGTTTACGATTACTTCTGTTCTTTGTGCAACAGCAACATCTATTGGAGAAATGATTATCTACCGCGCGCTCCAAGGTTTTATTGGTGGTGGAATTATCCCAAGCGTTTTTGTCGCCTCTTATGTTCTTTTTCCTCCTTCCAAACGCCCAGTTGTTACCCCTATTGTTGGACTCGTCGCAACGTTAGCCCCCACTATTGGTCCAACAGTCGGCGGTTATCTCTGCCATCTCTTATCATGGCATTGGCTTTTTCTCATCAATGTGCCTTTTGGGATTATTATTTCGATTCTCGCTTGGAAATTGATTGATTTTGATAAAGCCAATCCATCTCTCATGGCTAAATTTGACTGGTTGGGGCTCATTTCTATGGCTGTTTTTCTGGGAACTTTAGAGTATGTCCTAGAAGAAGGCGCACGTCATGATTGGCTAAATGATCGGCTGATTCGGGACTTATTCATTATCATGATCTTGTCTGCCGCCCTCTTCTTCTGGCGCGCATTTACCGCAAAAGAGCCTATTGTTGATCTTACAACCTTTTCTAATTTTAATTTTTCTGCTGCATCCATTTTTTCCTTTTCTTTGGGAATAGGCCTTTATGGGCTCACATATCTTTATCCTGTCTATTTGGGCCAAATCCGTCATTATGATGCGCTCATGATTGGAGAAACATTGTTCCTTTCAGGATTTGTCATGTTATTAACGGCACCTCTTGCTGGATATCTTTCCGCACGAATGGATGCACGTTTGATGATGGCGATAGGACTTTTGGGCTTTGCAATAGGAACTTGGATGGCGAGTTCTATCACAGATAACTGGGACTTTTGGCAACTCTTTTGGCCACAAGTTTTCCGTGGTGCTTCTGTAATGTTATGTATGGTTCCTGTTAATAACATTGCCTTAGGAACACTGCCGCCAGAACGCATGCAAAATGCTTCTGGACTTTTTAATCTCACACGGAATCTGGGTGGAGCTGTAGGGCTTGCCATTATCAGCACTCTCATGACAAAACGCACAGACTTCCATTACGAACGAATAGCCGAAACGCTGAACTACGCAAACAGACAAGCAACTGAAATGCTTTCAAAGTTTACTTTATTTTTCAAGACAGAAACCTTTGATTCGTATACGCTTGCTCTTTCTCAATTGTCTGGTATGGCACGCATACAAGCAATGATTATGGCTTTTAGTGATATTTTCTTTATTATAACCATTATCTTTGGTCTTTTGACATTTATGACCATTTTTCTCAAAAAAATACCGCCCCTCATTGATTCTCCACCAAATCACTAA
- a CDS encoding GNAT family N-acetyltransferase — MNMINFQTKNGACFTLLLEQEADKPYREILLDATMGRGRKRKSSEALRRGRLAAQGLSFVVKNALGELVGSVRLWHVAFLKEKNETQHALLLGPLAVAAECAGMGIGSILVRHAIETAKKLGYGAILLVGDFEFYQRFGFSNRLTENLAMPGPYEKHRFQALELIPHYLSGCYGTLVARGEREVSKRFQHHKVA, encoded by the coding sequence ATGAACATGATTAATTTTCAAACAAAAAATGGGGCATGTTTTACACTTTTATTGGAGCAAGAAGCAGACAAGCCTTATCGAGAAATTTTGCTTGATGCAACAATGGGGCGTGGACGTAAACGTAAATCATCAGAAGCTTTACGTCGTGGTCGGTTAGCGGCTCAAGGGCTTTCTTTTGTGGTTAAAAATGCACTTGGAGAACTTGTGGGGAGTGTTCGTCTTTGGCATGTTGCTTTTTTAAAAGAAAAAAATGAAACACAACATGCTTTACTTTTGGGACCTTTGGCTGTTGCAGCTGAATGCGCTGGTATGGGAATAGGGTCAATTTTAGTTCGCCATGCAATTGAAACAGCCAAAAAATTAGGATATGGCGCTATTTTATTGGTAGGAGATTTTGAATTTTATCAACGTTTTGGTTTTTCAAATCGCTTAACAGAAAATTTGGCAATGCCTGGTCCTTACGAAAAGCATCGTTTTCAAGCTTTGGAACTGATACCACACTATCTTTCTGGATGTTATGGCACTTTGGTTGCTCGTGGAGAACGAGAAGTTTCTAAACGTTTTCAGCATCATAAAGTGGCTTGA
- a CDS encoding type III PLP-dependent enzyme has translation MATQRIRDFLATHRSEGPCLIVDLDVVRDNYLNFKKALPQSRIFYAIKANPAPEILRLLSSLGSSFDAASVAEIEMALKAGATPERISFGNTIKKERDIAQAYALGVSLYAVDCIEEVEKIARAAPGARVFCRVLTDGKGAEWPLSRKFGCVPAMAVDVLKHAHQLGLQAYGVSFHVGSQQVDLSAWDRALSDAAIVFKNLEQEGISLKLVNMGGGFPTRYLKDVPTEQVYGTAVFDSLKKHFGNRIPETIIEPGRAMVGNAGVIRTEVVLISKKADNDNVRWVYLDIGKFNGLAETMDEAIRYPIETSHDDKVMEPCILAGPTCDSADVLYEKTPYPLPLSLTIGDKILIHGTGAYTTTYASVAFNGFEPLRSYVI, from the coding sequence ATGGCAACGCAACGTATTCGCGATTTTCTTGCAACGCATCGTTCTGAAGGTCCATGCTTAATTGTTGATCTTGATGTTGTTCGTGACAACTATTTAAATTTTAAAAAAGCTCTGCCGCAGTCTCGTATTTTTTACGCAATAAAGGCCAATCCAGCTCCTGAAATCTTGCGTTTGCTAAGTTCTTTAGGATCTTCTTTTGATGCGGCTTCTGTTGCAGAAATTGAAATGGCTTTAAAAGCAGGGGCAACGCCAGAGCGTATTTCTTTTGGGAATACGATTAAAAAAGAACGTGATATCGCACAAGCCTATGCATTGGGTGTTTCACTTTATGCGGTTGATTGTATTGAAGAAGTGGAAAAAATTGCACGTGCGGCTCCAGGAGCGCGTGTTTTTTGCCGAGTTCTTACCGATGGAAAAGGGGCAGAGTGGCCATTGTCACGCAAATTCGGTTGTGTCCCTGCTATGGCAGTTGATGTGTTAAAACATGCACACCAATTAGGTTTGCAAGCTTATGGTGTTTCTTTTCATGTTGGCTCTCAGCAGGTTGATCTGAGTGCGTGGGATCGTGCTTTATCGGATGCTGCTATCGTTTTTAAAAATTTGGAACAAGAAGGTATTTCATTGAAGTTGGTGAATATGGGTGGTGGTTTTCCAACGCGTTATTTGAAAGATGTTCCTACAGAACAAGTTTATGGTACGGCAGTTTTTGATTCATTAAAAAAGCATTTTGGTAATCGTATTCCTGAGACGATTATTGAGCCAGGGCGTGCAATGGTTGGCAATGCTGGTGTTATTCGCACAGAAGTTGTTCTGATCTCTAAAAAAGCGGACAATGATAATGTCCGATGGGTTTATCTTGATATTGGGAAATTTAATGGTCTTGCCGAAACGATGGATGAAGCCATTCGTTATCCTATTGAAACCTCTCATGATGATAAGGTTATGGAGCCTTGTATTTTGGCTGGACCAACATGTGATTCGGCAGATGTTCTCTATGAAAAAACACCTTATCCGCTTCCTTTATCTCTAACGATTGGAGATAAGATATTGATTCATGGAACGGGAGCTTACACAACAACTTACGCATCTGTCGCCTTTAATGGTTTTGAACCTTTACGATCGTATGTGATCTGA
- a CDS encoding rhodanese-related sulfurtransferase has translation MEKNFKVAALYCFADLKHYRQLQKPLQDLCQAKDIKGTLLLAQEGINGTVAGSCEAIEALVDFITAEPAFQTPEIKYSWASKMPFHRMKVRLKKEIVTMGVEGVDPLKVVGTYVDPEDWNALIQDEETILIDTRNDYEYAIGSFQGAIDPQIKTFREFPEWVRQHEADLKRKKKIAMFCTGGIRCEKSTAYVRELGYEQVYHLKGGILKYLEKIPKEESLWWGECFVFDERVSVQHGLEECGRELCRACRSPLNAESKLSPHYEEGVSCEACYNTRSEADRERFRERHRQFQLLKLRAIDSHQGT, from the coding sequence ATGGAAAAGAATTTTAAAGTTGCTGCACTTTATTGCTTTGCAGATTTGAAGCATTATCGTCAATTACAAAAGCCTTTGCAGGATTTATGTCAAGCAAAGGATATCAAAGGGACCCTGCTTTTAGCACAAGAGGGAATTAATGGAACTGTTGCTGGTTCTTGTGAAGCGATTGAGGCGTTGGTGGATTTTATTACGGCTGAGCCAGCGTTTCAAACACCGGAGATTAAATATTCATGGGCATCAAAAATGCCTTTTCATCGCATGAAAGTACGGTTGAAAAAAGAAATTGTAACAATGGGGGTTGAAGGGGTTGATCCGCTAAAAGTTGTTGGTACTTATGTGGACCCTGAAGATTGGAATGCTCTTATTCAAGATGAAGAGACAATTTTGATCGATACACGGAATGATTATGAATATGCCATTGGGAGTTTTCAAGGAGCGATTGATCCGCAGATTAAAACATTTCGCGAATTTCCTGAATGGGTGCGTCAACATGAAGCTGATTTAAAGAGAAAAAAGAAAATTGCTATGTTTTGTACAGGCGGTATTCGGTGTGAAAAATCAACAGCTTATGTTCGTGAACTTGGTTATGAGCAAGTGTACCATTTAAAAGGAGGGATTTTAAAATATTTAGAAAAAATTCCAAAAGAGGAAAGTTTATGGTGGGGAGAATGCTTTGTTTTTGATGAGCGTGTTTCTGTTCAACATGGTCTTGAAGAATGTGGACGCGAACTCTGTCGTGCGTGTCGTTCTCCTCTGAATGCTGAAAGCAAATTGTCACCTCATTATGAGGAAGGTGTTTCCTGTGAGGCTTGTTATAACACACGTAGTGAAGCTGATAGAGAGCGTTTTCGTGAGCGTCATAGGCAGTTCCAATTGTTGAAGTTACGTGCAATTGATTCTCATCAAGGGACGTAA
- the eda gene encoding bifunctional 4-hydroxy-2-oxoglutarate aldolase/2-dehydro-3-deoxy-phosphogluconate aldolase, producing the protein MCQKREKLLLYLQGQTVIPVLLIDNIQSAIPLARALVKGGLKTIEITLRTPNALQAIKAITQEVPEAIVGAGTILNTTHYEQAEQAGAKFIVSPGLSNEVINCAKNSEIPLLPGAMTPSELMQALDKGYSYLKFFPAEAAGSLAFIQSLASPFSEIFFCPTGGITQKSSIQWLQLPNVFCVGGSWIAPQQLIATKDWDSISALAHTASQLSSLKKSALDNLKLRKHY; encoded by the coding sequence ATGTGTCAAAAAAGAGAAAAGCTTTTATTATATCTCCAAGGACAAACTGTGATACCTGTTTTGCTCATTGACAATATACAAAGTGCTATACCCTTAGCACGTGCCCTTGTCAAAGGTGGATTAAAAACAATTGAGATCACCTTGCGAACACCAAACGCCCTCCAAGCAATTAAGGCAATTACACAAGAAGTCCCTGAAGCAATTGTTGGAGCCGGAACAATTCTCAACACAACACACTACGAACAAGCTGAACAAGCTGGAGCAAAATTTATTGTAAGCCCCGGATTATCCAATGAAGTAATCAATTGTGCAAAAAATAGTGAAATTCCCCTTCTTCCTGGTGCAATGACCCCAAGCGAACTCATGCAAGCATTAGATAAAGGCTATTCATATCTTAAATTTTTCCCAGCTGAAGCCGCTGGAAGCCTTGCCTTCATCCAATCCTTAGCATCTCCTTTCTCTGAAATCTTCTTTTGCCCTACAGGTGGTATAACACAAAAAAGTTCTATACAATGGCTCCAACTTCCTAATGTCTTTTGCGTTGGCGGTTCTTGGATAGCGCCTCAACAGCTCATTGCAACAAAGGATTGGGATTCGATTAGTGCATTAGCGCATACTGCATCACAACTTTCCTCTCTCAAAAAAAGCGCACTCGACAACTTGAAGTTGCGGAAACATTATTAG
- a CDS encoding ferredoxin--NADP reductase: MNTSATNVPSNISSVADFPIPANVFALTVQEVCHYTDRLFKFRLNRPESFRFRSGEFVMIGLPNAEKPIYRAYSIASPFWDEQLEFFSIKVPGGPLTEHLQKIKIGDTVLMRKKSTGTLVLDALIPGKRLYLLSTGTGVAPFASLIRDPDTYEKFSEVILIQTTREKNELTYAKDLVCSLQQDPLIGTYAQQLKFYPMTTRESSEHMGRITTVMESGCFFETTGLPKIHPDEDRVMICGSMAMLKDCARMCESFGLVEGANNAPATYVVERAFVE; the protein is encoded by the coding sequence ATGAATACGTCTGCTACCAATGTTCCGTCAAACATCAGCAGCGTTGCAGATTTTCCGATTCCTGCGAATGTATTCGCTCTTACTGTTCAAGAGGTTTGTCACTATACCGATCGGTTATTTAAATTTCGCTTGAATCGTCCAGAAAGTTTTCGTTTTCGTTCAGGTGAATTTGTTATGATTGGTTTGCCAAATGCAGAAAAGCCGATTTATCGTGCTTATTCGATTGCAAGCCCCTTTTGGGATGAACAGCTTGAGTTTTTTTCGATAAAAGTTCCAGGCGGGCCATTAACCGAGCATCTGCAAAAAATTAAAATCGGTGATACAGTTCTCATGCGTAAAAAATCTACAGGAACGCTGGTTCTTGATGCTCTTATTCCTGGGAAACGCCTTTATCTTCTTTCAACTGGTACAGGAGTTGCTCCTTTTGCAAGCCTTATTCGTGATCCTGACACTTATGAGAAATTTTCAGAAGTTATTCTTATTCAAACAACACGTGAAAAGAATGAGTTGACTTATGCAAAAGATCTTGTTTGTTCTTTGCAACAAGATCCACTTATTGGGACATATGCACAACAGTTGAAATTTTACCCTATGACCACTCGTGAATCTTCTGAGCATATGGGACGTATTACGACTGTTATGGAGAGTGGCTGCTTTTTTGAAACAACCGGTCTGCCCAAAATTCATCCTGATGAAGATCGGGTGATGATTTGTGGTTCCATGGCCATGTTAAAAGATTGTGCAAGGATGTGTGAAAGCTTTGGTCTTGTTGAAGGGGCCAATAATGCTCCCGCAACTTATGTCGTAGAGCGTGCTTTTGTAGAGTGA
- the alr gene encoding alanine racemase — MNKSVNDEIKTSLYTAVATIDVSAIVANYITLAKRVAPTECSAVVKANAYGLGAHKIAPALYQAGCRTFFVAQIREALHLKSILPSNVMIALLNGLPHLAEEFVAQSGIVPVLNSWNAIENWQKICQKKDKKFPAIVQIDTHMNRLGLDQKELQKLIKRPTIFENANIKYILSHLANGEDNTHPSNDAQLTSFKTILAQLPPCRASFANSGGIFLGSDFYFDLVRPGIALYGSDPSGKHASLLKPVLRLEAQVLQNRVVDIGTPVGYGETFITSRPSTLATISIGYADGWLRALSNKGTVYFNGYKLPMVGRVSMDSIIVDTTDLDQKPQTGDWIELIGPHQTLEKVATDANTLPNEILTSLGSRYRYIYT; from the coding sequence ATGAACAAATCCGTTAATGATGAAATAAAGACATCACTCTATACAGCTGTAGCCACCATTGATGTCAGTGCCATTGTTGCCAATTATATCACTTTAGCCAAACGTGTAGCGCCAACAGAATGTTCAGCCGTTGTAAAAGCAAATGCCTATGGGCTAGGAGCGCACAAAATTGCTCCGGCCCTTTATCAAGCGGGGTGTCGTACTTTTTTTGTCGCCCAAATCAGAGAAGCATTGCACTTAAAAAGCATTTTACCATCCAATGTCATGATTGCTCTTCTTAACGGGCTTCCACACTTAGCAGAAGAGTTTGTTGCACAGTCTGGTATTGTGCCTGTTCTGAACTCTTGGAATGCCATTGAAAATTGGCAAAAAATTTGTCAAAAAAAAGATAAAAAATTTCCCGCAATTGTTCAAATCGATACCCATATGAATCGATTGGGACTTGATCAAAAAGAATTACAAAAACTCATCAAACGCCCTACAATTTTTGAAAACGCAAACATAAAATATATTCTCAGTCACCTTGCTAACGGAGAAGATAATACCCACCCATCAAATGATGCCCAATTAACCTCTTTCAAAACAATCCTTGCGCAACTGCCGCCTTGTAGAGCTTCCTTTGCCAATTCTGGAGGTATTTTTTTAGGCTCGGATTTTTATTTTGATCTTGTTCGCCCCGGTATTGCACTGTACGGAAGCGACCCTTCAGGAAAACACGCATCCCTTCTAAAACCTGTTTTAAGACTTGAAGCCCAAGTTCTTCAAAACCGTGTTGTTGATATAGGCACACCTGTTGGTTATGGAGAAACTTTTATTACCAGCAGACCAAGCACTCTTGCAACCATTTCTATTGGCTATGCAGATGGTTGGCTGCGTGCTCTTTCGAATAAGGGAACCGTTTATTTCAATGGATATAAACTTCCCATGGTTGGGCGCGTTTCTATGGATTCTATTATTGTAGATACAACCGATCTTGATCAAAAACCTCAAACAGGTGACTGGATTGAACTCATTGGACCCCATCAAACACTTGAAAAGGTGGCTACAGACGCCAACACCCTTCCCAATGAAATTCTAACATCTCTTGGATCACGCTATAGATACATTTACACATGA
- the gcvP gene encoding aminomethyl-transferring glycine dehydrogenase: MIERSFSSRHIGPRPDETQKMLDVLELDCVDTLISQAVPSSIHLGRSLNLPKAASENQALEELSKMMERNCVHKSFIGQGYHGTYVPPVILRNLFENPAWYTAYTPYQAEISQGRLELLFYFQTLISELTGLPVAAASLLDEATALAEANALAFRFFREKKTKISLQSLLHPQTLSVVQTRAETQGIRISREREICSDTAAIVLSWPDTKGSFHDYSEIIKEAKSNGALVIVVADPLALTLMEAPAKWGADIVVGSMQRYGVPMGFGGPHAGYLAVSEALTRLIPGRIVGQSVDTEGRVGFRLALQTREQHIRRDKATSNICTAQALLANMATAYAVWHGPKGLQEIAQRIHHLTCRFVAGLEAAGVSCEAESFFDCVSVVVKGKAQEIARQAKMNGRLVRIFDDDTIAINFDELSTEEDACALAKLLGAQLVDQVSPRLFGKERDAAFLSQPFFHAVHSETDMMRFLRRLADKDLALDRAMIPLGSCTMKLNAAAELMPVSWASMANIHPFVSQEDAAGYLEMINQLNAWLCEITGFAQVSFQPNSGAQGEYAGLLAIRRYYHSRGEHQRTVCLIPASAHGTNPASAHMAGMEVVVVKCLSDGDVDVDDLKMKAQLHKDKLAALMITYPSTHGVYEESIKEICSIIHENGGQVYFDGANLNALVGLARPADIGADVCHMNLHKTFAIPHGGGGPGMGPIGVAAHLTSFLPGHEQDGTTHAVSAAPYGSASILAITWMYIRMMGADGLKYATQIAILNANYIAARLSSAYSILYRGKHGRVAHECIVDTRVLKDQYGVSVDDIAKRLIDYGFHAPTMSFPVPGTLMIEPTESEPKAEIDRLCDALLSIAEEAKKVGNGVWPKDNNPLVNAPHTVADTLDDAWARPYSRQEAAFPNSSLDPANKYWPPVSRIDNVAGDRMLICSCPPLGNSY, from the coding sequence ATGATCGAGCGTTCTTTTTCTTCTCGACATATTGGGCCTCGTCCTGATGAAACACAAAAAATGCTTGATGTTTTAGAGCTTGATTGTGTTGACACTCTCATTTCTCAAGCGGTTCCAAGCTCTATCCATTTGGGACGTTCACTAAACCTTCCCAAGGCTGCAAGTGAAAACCAAGCCTTAGAAGAACTCTCCAAAATGATGGAGCGTAATTGTGTGCATAAAAGTTTTATTGGGCAAGGATATCATGGAACTTATGTGCCTCCGGTTATTTTACGAAATCTGTTTGAAAATCCAGCTTGGTATACCGCTTATACGCCTTATCAAGCAGAAATTAGTCAAGGTCGTTTAGAGCTTCTGTTTTATTTTCAGACTTTGATTAGTGAACTAACAGGTTTGCCTGTTGCTGCTGCTTCCCTTCTTGATGAAGCAACCGCTTTAGCGGAAGCCAATGCTCTTGCTTTTCGCTTTTTCCGTGAGAAAAAAACAAAAATTTCTCTCCAGAGTCTTTTGCATCCTCAGACTTTGAGTGTTGTGCAAACGCGTGCTGAAACACAAGGCATTCGAATTAGCCGTGAGAGGGAAATTTGTTCTGATACAGCGGCAATTGTTCTCTCTTGGCCCGATACAAAAGGTTCTTTTCATGATTACAGTGAGATCATAAAAGAAGCAAAGTCAAACGGAGCACTGGTTATTGTTGTGGCTGATCCTTTAGCGCTTACTCTTATGGAAGCACCGGCAAAATGGGGGGCGGATATTGTTGTTGGTTCTATGCAGCGTTATGGCGTCCCAATGGGGTTTGGTGGTCCGCATGCTGGTTACCTTGCGGTTAGTGAGGCACTCACGCGTCTTATTCCAGGGCGTATTGTTGGTCAATCTGTGGATACAGAAGGGCGTGTTGGTTTTCGTTTAGCTTTGCAAACACGTGAACAACATATTCGGCGCGATAAAGCGACCTCAAATATTTGTACAGCGCAGGCTTTGTTGGCTAATATGGCAACCGCTTATGCGGTTTGGCATGGGCCAAAGGGTTTACAAGAAATTGCGCAGCGGATTCATCATTTAACATGTCGTTTTGTTGCTGGTTTAGAGGCGGCAGGTGTTTCTTGTGAAGCAGAGTCTTTTTTTGATTGTGTCAGCGTGGTTGTAAAGGGAAAAGCGCAAGAGATTGCGCGTCAAGCCAAGATGAATGGACGCCTTGTTCGTATTTTTGATGATGACACCATTGCAATCAATTTTGATGAATTGTCGACAGAAGAAGATGCTTGTGCTTTAGCAAAGCTTTTGGGGGCACAACTGGTTGATCAGGTTTCTCCACGACTCTTTGGCAAAGAACGGGATGCTGCTTTTCTTTCTCAGCCCTTTTTTCATGCGGTTCATTCAGAGACAGATATGATGCGCTTTTTGCGTCGTTTGGCAGACAAAGATTTGGCGCTGGATCGGGCGATGATCCCTCTTGGTTCTTGTACCATGAAGCTTAATGCAGCGGCTGAATTGATGCCTGTGAGTTGGGCGAGCATGGCCAATATACACCCGTTTGTTTCACAAGAGGATGCGGCGGGTTATTTGGAGATGATCAATCAATTAAATGCGTGGTTGTGTGAAATTACAGGATTTGCGCAAGTCTCTTTTCAACCAAATTCTGGTGCTCAAGGTGAATATGCGGGGCTTTTGGCTATCCGACGCTATTACCACTCACGGGGTGAACATCAACGGACAGTTTGTCTTATTCCAGCGTCTGCACACGGTACCAATCCAGCTTCGGCGCATATGGCAGGAATGGAAGTCGTTGTCGTAAAATGTTTAAGCGATGGCGATGTTGATGTGGATGATCTCAAAATGAAAGCGCAATTGCATAAGGATAAATTGGCTGCTCTCATGATTACTTATCCTTCAACCCATGGTGTTTATGAGGAAAGCATTAAGGAGATTTGTTCTATTATTCATGAAAATGGCGGACAAGTTTATTTTGATGGTGCTAATCTCAATGCACTTGTGGGGCTTGCGCGTCCCGCCGATATTGGTGCTGATGTTTGTCATATGAATCTTCATAAAACATTTGCTATTCCTCATGGAGGGGGTGGTCCTGGTATGGGGCCAATTGGCGTTGCAGCGCATCTTACGTCCTTTTTACCAGGGCATGAACAAGATGGCACAACCCATGCGGTGTCGGCTGCTCCTTATGGAAGTGCCTCTATTCTCGCAATTACGTGGATGTATATTCGAATGATGGGTGCTGATGGCTTAAAGTATGCAACACAAATAGCCATTTTAAATGCTAATTATATTGCTGCACGTCTTTCATCGGCTTATTCTATTCTTTATCGAGGCAAACATGGACGTGTTGCTCATGAATGTATTGTGGATACACGTGTGTTGAAAGATCAGTATGGGGTGAGTGTTGATGATATTGCAAAACGTCTCATTGATTATGGATTCCATGCGCCAACAATGTCGTTTCCTGTTCCGGGAACTTTGATGATTGAGCCAACGGAATCAGAACCAAAAGCAGAGATTGATCGACTTTGTGATGCATTACTCTCTATTGCTGAAGAAGCCAAAAAGGTTGGGAACGGGGTTTGGCCAAAAGACAATAATCCATTGGTGAATGCCCCTCATACAGTCGCAGATACTTTAGATGATGCTTGGGCGCGACCCTATTCGCGACAAGAAGCTGCTTTTCCCAATAGCTCCCTTGATCCAGCCAATAAATATTGGCCTCCTGTATCACGTATTGATAATGTTGCAGGAGACAGAATGCTTATTTGTTCGTGTCCACCATTGGGGAATAGCTATTAA
- the gcvH gene encoding glycine cleavage system protein GcvH — protein MSKTYFTQDHEWLSVDGQMVTVGVTHYAQEQLGDLVFVDLPQSGTKLSKGEAAAVVESVKAASDVYSPLDGEVVEINEALTDNPELVNQKAETEGWLWKMTLQDETQLEELLDEDAYKALIG, from the coding sequence ATGTCTAAAACTTATTTTACACAAGACCACGAATGGCTTAGCGTTGACGGACAAATGGTGACTGTTGGGGTTACACATTATGCGCAAGAGCAATTAGGCGATTTGGTTTTTGTTGATTTACCACAAAGTGGGACAAAACTTTCCAAAGGGGAGGCGGCGGCTGTTGTGGAATCCGTTAAAGCAGCTTCAGATGTTTATTCTCCTCTTGATGGTGAAGTGGTCGAAATCAATGAGGCACTCACTGATAATCCTGAACTGGTAAACCAAAAAGCCGAAACAGAAGGCTGGTTATGGAAAATGACATTGCAGGATGAAACACAACTGGAAGAGTTGTTGGATGAAGATGCTTATAAGGCTTTGATTGGATGA